A window from Micromonospora profundi encodes these proteins:
- the murJ gene encoding murein biosynthesis integral membrane protein MurJ, with protein sequence MSGGLYRSANAARDGGPGAGGRPQDGATFISAEPLNQPAMESTAPPQEQVAEASAATNSAVMAVGSLVSRGTGFLRNLVIAAALGGALVGDAYTTAQILPGMVYEFLLGGVLTSVLIPVLVRRRKSDADGGQAYAQRLLTLAVLALGVAAVLAVALASPLTWLYGSGESTGDYSQLVTALARLMLPMIFFSGLSALISAVLNTRGHFAAPMWAPILNNLVVIGTAGLYIAVFGAEIVRPGDMTTGRVLLIGGGTLLGVAIQAAGLLPALRKVGFRWKLRFDFRALGLRELGRLGAWMICYVAVSQVGLIVLFNLLNRAGKENAAGPLIYNNVFLLLMTAHGIIAVSIITALMPRMSAAAADGRYADLAADLSRGTRTVTAVLAPIAVCYAVLATPIAFTLFRFGAFNEDNATATSIVLLAAALALVPFAVSQLFTFAFYALPDTRTPALINIPVVALRIGVQIVLFVAFSASFAGAGMMIGNAISYLAAAIGSAWLLRPRVGRIGLGEIMRTGGRVAVAALGSALVGLLVVKLLPGDDTPTRLEAIVQLVVGGAVIGGTYLGLAMVLRIGEITEVVGMVRRRLGR encoded by the coding sequence ATGAGCGGCGGGCTCTACCGCAGCGCGAACGCCGCGCGCGACGGCGGGCCCGGAGCCGGTGGGCGCCCGCAAGACGGCGCCACCTTCATCTCCGCCGAGCCGCTGAACCAGCCGGCCATGGAGTCGACGGCGCCGCCGCAGGAGCAGGTGGCCGAGGCGAGCGCCGCGACAAACAGCGCGGTGATGGCCGTCGGCAGCCTGGTCAGCCGGGGTACGGGCTTCCTGCGCAACCTCGTCATCGCGGCGGCGCTCGGTGGCGCGCTGGTCGGCGACGCGTACACGACCGCGCAGATCCTGCCCGGGATGGTCTACGAGTTCCTGCTCGGCGGTGTGCTCACGAGCGTGCTGATTCCGGTGCTGGTCCGCCGCCGCAAGTCCGACGCCGACGGCGGCCAGGCGTACGCGCAGAGGCTGTTGACCCTCGCGGTGCTCGCCCTCGGCGTGGCCGCCGTGCTCGCTGTCGCGTTGGCCTCGCCGCTGACCTGGCTCTACGGCAGTGGCGAGTCGACAGGCGACTATTCGCAGCTGGTCACAGCGCTGGCCCGCCTCATGCTGCCGATGATCTTCTTCTCGGGGCTGAGCGCGCTGATCAGCGCGGTGCTCAATACCCGGGGGCACTTCGCCGCCCCGATGTGGGCGCCGATCCTCAACAACCTGGTGGTGATCGGCACCGCCGGCCTCTACATCGCCGTGTTCGGTGCGGAAATCGTCCGGCCGGGGGACATGACCACCGGGCGGGTGCTGCTGATCGGCGGCGGCACCCTGCTCGGCGTCGCCATCCAGGCGGCGGGCCTGCTGCCGGCGCTGCGCAAGGTCGGCTTCCGCTGGAAGCTGCGCTTCGACTTCCGCGCGCTCGGGCTGCGCGAGCTGGGCCGGCTCGGTGCGTGGATGATCTGCTACGTCGCGGTGAGCCAGGTCGGCCTGATCGTGCTGTTCAACCTGCTGAACCGGGCCGGCAAGGAGAACGCGGCCGGTCCGCTGATCTACAACAACGTCTTCCTCCTGCTGATGACCGCCCACGGCATCATCGCCGTCTCGATCATCACCGCGCTGATGCCCCGGATGAGCGCGGCCGCCGCCGACGGCAGGTACGCCGACCTCGCCGCCGACCTCTCCCGGGGCACCCGCACGGTCACCGCGGTGCTCGCTCCGATCGCGGTCTGCTACGCCGTTCTGGCCACGCCGATCGCGTTCACCCTGTTCCGGTTCGGCGCGTTCAACGAGGACAACGCCACCGCCACCTCGATCGTGCTGCTCGCCGCGGCGTTGGCGCTGGTCCCGTTCGCTGTGAGCCAGCTCTTCACCTTCGCGTTCTACGCGCTGCCCGACACCCGGACCCCGGCTCTGATCAACATTCCGGTCGTGGCGCTCCGGATCGGGGTGCAGATCGTGCTCTTCGTGGCCTTCTCGGCGAGCTTCGCCGGGGCCGGCATGATGATCGGTAACGCGATCTCCTATCTGGCTGCCGCTATCGGCTCCGCGTGGCTGCTCCGGCCGCGCGTCGGTCGGATCGGTCTCGGCGAGATCATGCGGACCGGCGGCCGGGTCGCGGTCGCGGCACTCGGTTCGGCACTTGTCGGTCTGCTGGTGGTCAAGCTGCTGCCCGGTGATGACACGCCGACGCGCCTGGAGGCGATCGTCCAGCTCGTGGTCGGCGGTGCGGTGATCGGCGGGACGTACCTCGGGTTGGCAATGGTGCTGCGGATCGGGGAGATCACCGAGGTGGTGGGCATGGTCCGCCGCCGCCTCGGTCGCTGA